A single Campylobacter ureolyticus ACS-301-V-Sch3b DNA region contains:
- a CDS encoding ABC transporter permease yields MIRRFKRCDAPLIFTFVCLALVIFPIIYIFFGIFNQTNESTEFLFKTQLKFYIKNSFIILFFTGIFTGIIGTFLAYFETFYEYKFKNFFKFTLILPFAIPSYLFGYIYVDFFSYSGWLVTFLRQNFDIRVHFDIMNIYGAIFVLTLAFYPYVYIILRGFLKRFPQNYIEASQNLGCTQVKTFFKVILPLSKPAIISGMTLCLMECLNAYGVPNYFGLHVFSTGIYKAWVGYGDLNAAIKLASILLFLVFFIIIVQKLLQKPYAITVTKRQKIRAKKLSKKSEIAVVCLIFLLLLVALFLPLLHIFIWLYQSYSDINLISLFNLSKNTILLTTFSAMLIVVFSLFINESLRLKEGKIKEIATSFANIGYSIPGSVVGISMLAIFINIDKSMQWLYRLLEVKATLFLTLSPLVLVFAYMIRFLSLGYMGVQNSLNQQGKKYYEASLSLGKGKLKTFFLVDLPMIKPAILSSFILVFIEIIKELPLSSLLTPPNLKTLAFEMDRYASDEQLALSAAPAIVVVGISLALLVILNKLKG; encoded by the coding sequence ATGATAAGGCGCTTTAAGAGGTGCGATGCACCTCTTATTTTTACTTTCGTCTGTTTGGCTCTTGTAATATTTCCAATTATCTATATATTTTTTGGGATCTTTAACCAAACAAACGAATCGACTGAATTTTTGTTTAAAACACAGCTTAAGTTTTACATAAAAAACAGCTTTATAATACTTTTTTTTACAGGAATTTTTACAGGCATTATAGGAACTTTTTTAGCCTATTTTGAGACATTTTATGAGTATAAATTTAAAAATTTCTTCAAATTTACCCTTATTTTGCCATTTGCAATCCCTAGCTATCTTTTTGGGTATATTTATGTTGATTTTTTCAGCTATTCTGGCTGGTTAGTAACTTTTTTAAGGCAAAATTTTGATATAAGAGTCCATTTTGACATTATGAATATTTATGGTGCTATTTTTGTGCTAACACTGGCTTTTTATCCGTATGTCTATATCATCTTAAGAGGATTTTTAAAAAGGTTTCCGCAAAACTATATAGAAGCATCGCAAAATTTAGGTTGCACTCAAGTTAAAACCTTTTTTAAAGTCATCTTGCCTCTTAGCAAACCTGCAATTATAAGCGGTATGACGCTTTGTTTGATGGAGTGCCTGAATGCTTATGGAGTGCCAAACTATTTTGGACTTCATGTATTTAGCACAGGAATTTATAAGGCTTGGGTTGGGTATGGCGACTTAAATGCAGCTATAAAACTTGCTTCGATTTTGCTTTTTTTAGTCTTTTTTATCATAATAGTTCAAAAGTTACTGCAAAAACCATATGCTATAACTGTTACAAAAAGACAAAAGATAAGAGCCAAAAAATTAAGTAAAAAGAGCGAAATTGCTGTTGTTTGTCTAATTTTTTTACTTTTATTGGTAGCTTTGTTTTTGCCACTTCTTCACATTTTTATCTGGCTTTATCAAAGCTATAGTGATATAAATTTAATTTCGCTTTTCAATCTAAGCAAAAATACAATTTTACTTACAACATTTTCAGCCATGCTGATAGTAGTTTTTTCTCTGTTTATCAACGAGTCTTTGAGGCTAAAAGAGGGCAAGATCAAGGAAATAGCAACTTCATTTGCAAATATTGGCTATAGCATTCCAGGTTCAGTTGTAGGTATCTCGATGCTTGCGATATTTATAAATATCGACAAGTCAATGCAGTGGTTATATCGGCTTTTAGAGGTGAAAGCAACTCTTTTTTTAACATTAAGTCCGTTGGTTTTGGTCTTTGCTTATATGATCAGGTTTTTGTCTTTAGGATATATGGGAGTCCAAAATAGTCTCAACCAACAAGGAAAAAAATACTATGAAGCCTCTTTAAGTCTTGGAAAAGGAAAACTAAAAACATTTTTTTTGGTAGATCTGCCAATGATAAAACCAGCTATTTTAAGCTCATTTATACTTGTTTTTATTGAGATAATCAAAGAGCTTCCATTAAGTTCGCTTTTGACTCCGCCAAATTTAAAAACTCTAGCTTTTGAAATGGATAGATATGCAAGTGATGAGCAGCTAGCTTTAAGTGCGGCTCCTGCTATTGTGGTTGTTGGCATAAGTTTAGCTTTGCTGGTAATTTTAAATAAACTAAAAGGATAA
- a CDS encoding ABC transporter ATP-binding protein: MFLELKNVSFSYKKDQNLISNLNFSLQKGKRLAILGESGSGKSTILRLISGFENLDSGEIWLDGQNITFLPPNKRNIGYLFQDYALFPHLKVWQNIGFGIKNDKKRVDEMLELIRMSEYRDLYPHALSGGQQQRVALARALAIKPKLLLLDEPFSALDAGLRTKIRTDIKEILDSLEITSILVTHDLDDVKNFADESFMLK, from the coding sequence GTGTTTTTAGAGCTAAAAAATGTCTCTTTTTCATATAAAAAAGATCAAAATTTAATCTCAAATTTAAACTTTTCTTTGCAAAAAGGAAAACGTCTAGCAATACTTGGCGAAAGTGGAAGTGGCAAAAGCACGATTTTAAGACTAATTAGTGGCTTTGAGAATTTAGATAGTGGAGAGATCTGGCTAGATGGTCAAAATATCACTTTTTTACCACCAAACAAAAGAAATATAGGCTATCTTTTTCAAGACTATGCGCTTTTTCCACATCTTAAGGTTTGGCAAAATATAGGCTTTGGCATAAAAAATGATAAAAAAAGAGTTGATGAGATGCTTGAGCTGATTAGAATGAGTGAGTATAGAGATCTCTATCCTCATGCTTTAAGTGGTGGTCAGCAACAAAGAGTAGCACTTGCAAGGGCGTTAGCAATAAAGCCTAAACTTTTACTTCTTGATGAGCCATTTAGTGCTCTTGATGCAGGTTTAAGGACAAAAATAAGAACCGATATAAAAGAAATTTTAGATAGCCTTGAGATAACTTCGATTTTAGTTACTCACGACCTAGATGATGTTAAAAACTTTGCAGATGAAAGCTTTATGCTTAAATAG
- a CDS encoding IMPACT family protein: MQTVNSEYYAKQEIKKSTFLSFLVPYELFDKTHERLKAEHPKAVHIVWAYRFYNKYLQIVENQSDDGEPKGTSGPPALNSLRGADIINAGVFIVRYFGGIKLGTGGLVRAYSSSVNLAISQAELIDFEIKNSCSFFVPFSLISRFEYFLDKEGLKCQKEFGNFGACIEISVNKDEFIKFYDFCKVFLIDEFKFLSIPLFAKDILKDF; this comes from the coding sequence TTGCAAACAGTAAATAGCGAATATTACGCAAAACAAGAAATAAAAAAATCAACTTTTTTGTCTTTTTTAGTTCCGTATGAGCTTTTTGATAAAACCCATGAGAGATTGAAGGCTGAGCATCCAAAAGCAGTTCATATAGTTTGGGCTTATAGGTTTTATAATAAATATCTTCAAATCGTTGAAAACCAAAGTGATGATGGAGAGCCAAAAGGCACAAGCGGACCACCTGCACTAAACTCTTTAAGAGGTGCTGATATTATAAATGCTGGAGTTTTTATAGTAAGGTATTTTGGCGGCATAAAGCTTGGTACTGGAGGACTTGTAAGAGCATATAGTTCAAGTGTAAATCTAGCTATTAGCCAAGCTGAATTAATAGATTTTGAGATAAAAAATAGCTGCTCATTTTTTGTCCCATTTAGCCTGATATCAAGATTTGAGTATTTTCTAGATAAAGAGGGCTTAAAATGCCAAAAAGAATTTGGAAATTTTGGAGCTTGTATTGAAATTTCAGTAAATAAAGATGAGTTTATAAAGTTTTATGATTTTTGTAAAGTTTTTTTGATAGATGAGTTTAAATTTTTATCAATTCCGCTTTTTGCAAAAGATATTTTAAAGGATTTTTAA
- a CDS encoding HrcA family transcriptional regulator — MKINKRDLILNYIIEAYLDENTPIGSVDLGLRMDGLIPASTIRVYFKKLSDEGALKQLHISGGRMPTVLTMKNYWEKKLSNLDKKFIVNEQVLEQVLDKFSIYCMIFSSDNEILNEVINYRDRFIILCFSRSEIVLKFDYRVYDLLLNLVGTELKDLERISIQVGLSDLRTKLKELKRSEIKFMANEVIAYKIFEDERFKMLFEPSITTKFSKNLLFYPIFEQGFMGIKTDVVYKNSDATMLCAGSVYEDYEKFFNIIGMEAA; from the coding sequence ATGAAGATAAATAAAAGAGATTTAATACTTAATTACATAATAGAGGCTTATTTGGATGAAAATACTCCAATTGGCTCTGTTGATTTAGGTCTTAGAATGGATGGTTTGATCCCAGCTTCAACCATTAGAGTTTATTTTAAAAAGCTAAGCGATGAGGGTGCTTTAAAGCAGCTTCACATAAGCGGCGGTAGAATGCCAACTGTTTTGACTATGAAAAACTATTGGGAGAAAAAACTTAGCAATTTAGACAAAAAGTTTATTGTAAATGAGCAAGTTTTAGAGCAAGTTTTAGATAAATTTAGTATTTATTGTATGATTTTTAGCTCAGATAATGAAATTTTAAATGAGGTGATAAATTATAGAGATAGGTTTATTATACTTTGTTTTTCAAGAAGTGAAATTGTTTTAAAATTTGATTATAGAGTTTATGATTTACTTTTAAATTTGGTTGGAACAGAGCTTAAAGACTTGGAGAGAATTTCTATTCAAGTTGGATTAAGTGATCTTAGAACTAAGCTAAAGGAGCTTAAAAGATCTGAAATTAAGTTTATGGCAAATGAAGTAATTGCATATAAAATATTTGAAGATGAAAGATTTAAAATGCTTTTTGAGCCAAGCATAACAACAAAATTTAGTAAAAATTTACTCTTTTATCCGATTTTTGAACAAGGATTTATGGGTATAAAAACAGATGTTGTTTATAAAAACAGTGATGCTACTATGCTTTGTGCAGGAAGTGTTTATGAAGATTATGAAAAATTTTTTAATATTATAGGAATGGAGGCAGCATGA
- the grpE gene encoding nucleotide exchange factor GrpE codes for MNQDELKNGFCADYKCENINNQADCTDNKECECEEKSDKNSQNDEVIKLQNELSELTDKFYRANADFENIKKRLEKEKLTAVAYASESFAKDILPVIDALEEALKIQTQGDDLASKIKDGVKQCLDMMLRSLEKQGIKQIETDGKFDHNIHNAINQVEDESKESGDIHQVYQKGYLYKDRVLRPAMVVVVK; via the coding sequence ATGAATCAAGATGAACTAAAAAATGGTTTTTGTGCTGATTATAAGTGTGAAAATATAAACAATCAAGCTGATTGTACAGATAACAAAGAGTGTGAGTGTGAAGAAAAATCAGATAAAAACTCACAAAATGATGAGGTTATAAAGCTTCAAAATGAACTTAGTGAACTAACTGATAAATTTTATAGAGCAAATGCAGATTTTGAAAACATCAAAAAGCGTCTTGAAAAAGAAAAGCTTACCGCAGTTGCTTATGCAAGCGAGAGTTTTGCAAAGGATATTTTACCAGTAATTGATGCTTTAGAAGAGGCTTTAAAGATACAAACACAAGGTGATGACTTGGCAAGCAAGATAAAAGATGGTGTAAAACAGTGTCTTGATATGATGCTAAGAAGTCTTGAAAAACAAGGTATCAAGCAAATTGAAACTGATGGTAAATTTGATCATAATATCCACAATGCGATAAATCAAGTTGAAGATGAGTCAAAAGAAAGTGGAGATATCCATCAAGTTTATCAAAAAGGATATTTGTATAAAGATAGAGTTTTAAGACCAGCAATGGTTGTTGTAGTAAAATAA
- the dnaK gene encoding molecular chaperone DnaK: protein MSKVIGIDLGTTNSAVAIFERGESKIIPNKEGKNTTPSIVAFTDKGEVLVGDTAKRQAVTNPSKTIYSIKRIMGLMMNENNAKEAQKRLPYKIVDRNGAAAVEIDGKVYTPQEISAKVLMKLKEDAESYLGGSVVDAVITVPAYFNDSQRKATKEAGTIAGLNVLRIVNEPTAAALAYGLDKKESEKIVVYDLGGGTFDVTVLETGDNVVEVLATGGDAFLGGDDFDNKLIDWLLAEFKSESGIDLKNDVMAMQRLKEAAENAKKELSSAMETTVNLPFITADATGPKHLTKTLTRAKFESMIEDLVASTIKTLKNVMSDAGVSNSDIAEIVMVGGSTRVPLVQEEVKKAFGGKELNKSVNPDEVVAIGAAIQGAVIKGDVKDVLLLDVTPLSLGIETLGGVMTKVIEKGTTIPTKKSQVFSTAEDNQTAVTINVLQGEREFAKDNKTLGNFNLEGIMPAQRGIPQIEVQFDIDANGILTVSAKDKATGKATDIRITGSSGLSESEIDKMVKDAELHKEEDSKRKELIETRNQADGIAHQTEKTLNEMGEKIPSDVRAKIESALNDLKATLKDESATKEAIDSKVQALSKVAEDMYKAAASQNAGANNAGADNKSGKKNDDDVIDAEVE, encoded by the coding sequence ATGAGTAAAGTTATAGGAATTGACTTAGGAACAACAAATTCAGCAGTTGCAATATTTGAAAGAGGCGAAAGTAAAATCATCCCAAATAAAGAGGGAAAAAACACAACTCCTTCAATTGTTGCTTTTACAGATAAGGGTGAGGTTTTAGTAGGTGATACTGCAAAGCGTCAAGCTGTTACAAATCCATCAAAAACAATTTATTCTATAAAAAGAATAATGGGTTTGATGATGAATGAGAACAATGCTAAAGAAGCACAAAAAAGACTTCCTTATAAAATAGTTGATAGAAACGGTGCAGCAGCTGTTGAGATCGATGGTAAAGTTTATACACCACAAGAAATTTCAGCAAAAGTTTTGATGAAATTAAAAGAAGATGCTGAAAGTTATCTAGGTGGAAGCGTTGTAGATGCTGTTATTACAGTTCCAGCATATTTTAACGATAGTCAAAGAAAAGCTACAAAAGAAGCCGGAACTATCGCAGGTTTAAATGTTTTAAGAATAGTAAATGAGCCAACTGCGGCAGCTTTGGCTTATGGACTTGATAAAAAAGAGAGTGAGAAAATCGTAGTTTATGATTTAGGTGGTGGAACATTTGATGTCACAGTTCTAGAAACTGGAGATAATGTCGTTGAGGTTTTGGCAACTGGAGGGGACGCGTTTTTAGGTGGAGATGACTTTGATAATAAGCTAATTGATTGGCTTTTAGCAGAGTTTAAAAGTGAAAGTGGAATTGATTTAAAAAATGATGTTATGGCTATGCAAAGACTTAAAGAAGCTGCTGAAAATGCCAAAAAAGAGTTAAGCTCAGCAATGGAAACAACTGTAAATCTACCATTTATTACAGCCGATGCAACAGGACCAAAACACTTAACAAAAACCCTAACAAGAGCTAAATTTGAAAGTATGATTGAGGATTTGGTAGCAAGTACAATTAAAACACTTAAAAATGTTATGAGTGATGCTGGAGTATCTAACTCAGATATCGCTGAAATCGTAATGGTAGGTGGCTCAACAAGAGTTCCTTTAGTTCAAGAAGAAGTTAAAAAAGCATTTGGTGGAAAAGAGTTAAATAAATCTGTTAATCCTGATGAGGTTGTAGCAATTGGTGCAGCTATCCAAGGTGCTGTTATAAAAGGTGATGTAAAAGATGTACTTTTACTTGATGTTACACCTCTTAGCCTTGGAATTGAAACACTTGGTGGCGTTATGACAAAAGTTATTGAAAAGGGCACAACAATACCAACTAAAAAATCTCAAGTTTTCTCAACTGCAGAAGACAACCAAACTGCAGTTACTATAAATGTACTTCAAGGTGAGAGAGAGTTTGCAAAAGATAACAAAACTTTGGGTAATTTTAATCTTGAGGGCATTATGCCAGCTCAACGCGGTATCCCACAAATTGAAGTTCAATTTGATATCGACGCAAACGGTATTTTAACAGTTTCAGCTAAAGATAAAGCAACTGGAAAAGCAACTGATATAAGAATTACTGGATCAAGCGGACTAAGTGAGTCAGAGATTGATAAAATGGTAAAAGATGCCGAGCTTCACAAAGAAGAGGACTCAAAGAGAAAAGAGCTTATTGAAACAAGAAATCAAGCCGATGGTATAGCTCATCAAACTGAAAAAACTCTAAATGAAATGGGTGAAAAAATCCCTAGTGATGTTAGAGCAAAAATTGAAAGTGCCTTAAATGATCTTAAAGCTACTTTAAAAGATGAGAGTGCTACAAAAGAGGCAATTGATAGCAAGGTTCAAGCTTTAAGTAAAGTTGCTGAAGATATGTATAAAGCAGCAGCAAGTCAAAATGCTGGTGCAAATAACGCCGGTGCTGATAATAAAAGTGGCAAGAAAAATGACGATGATGTAATAGATGCTGAAGTTGAGTAA
- a CDS encoding ankyrin repeat domain-containing protein: MKNKFLNSFIIITLVLVAFIVYNKFELSQNSHFTVTADTIIKPGSEISKYVTQEEVDSFSFRYWDIDYNSKPNVVEEPLKDIELKKLLKSKNTNKILSFMKDNNISVDYILYGGVTPLMYASFWGDENTTKELINLGADIRAKDEQGLNPFAYALSMNSIKVVKILLNNGIKFEEAKVIQYYLTNLPNYYNTEKLIVDGDNVNIIYKDIEFNHDHSKPAVYVFDYLVYSNSYELAKMAFRDGYKPYTYNRINEYDQVEVGNSINDFFTKEDIDNLIILAKQSKRDMFDYNLSMDELKYNHSLYKPLEDIPNFEPMLDLLLEHNVSGQPSKELMKREYDMCYEDYIFFYNERKKSLISGDRTKEDFRNLNITINYYDKHCSDKNGTFTTKGMVSWRNDYQKHYNMFSFLRANKDDKEKVIYIGDNK; encoded by the coding sequence TTGAAAAACAAATTTTTAAATTCATTTATAATTATAACTTTAGTTTTAGTTGCTTTTATAGTTTATAATAAATTTGAACTCTCTCAAAATTCTCATTTTACAGTTACAGCTGATACCATTATAAAACCAGGTTCTGAAATTTCAAAGTATGTGACTCAAGAAGAAGTTGATAGCTTTAGTTTTAGGTATTGGGATATAGATTATAACTCAAAGCCAAATGTAGTTGAAGAGCCACTTAAAGATATAGAACTTAAAAAACTTCTTAAGTCAAAAAATACAAATAAAATCTTATCTTTTATGAAAGATAATAATATTAGTGTTGATTATATATTGTATGGCGGAGTTACACCTTTAATGTATGCTAGTTTTTGGGGAGATGAAAACACAACAAAAGAGTTAATTAATCTTGGTGCAGACATCAGAGCTAAAGATGAGCAAGGTTTAAACCCTTTTGCTTATGCTTTATCTATGAATAGTATAAAAGTAGTTAAAATTTTACTTAATAATGGGATTAAATTTGAAGAAGCAAAAGTTATACAATATTATTTAACTAACTTGCCAAATTACTACAACACAGAAAAACTAATTGTGGATGGAGATAATGTTAATATTATTTATAAAGATATAGAATTTAATCACGACCATTCAAAACCAGCAGTTTATGTTTTTGATTATTTAGTTTATAGCAACTCCTATGAGCTTGCAAAAATGGCATTTAGAGATGGTTATAAACCATATACCTATAATCGTATAAATGAATACGACCAAGTAGAGGTTGGAAATTCCATAAATGATTTTTTTACAAAAGAAGATATTGATAATCTTATAATTCTTGCAAAACAATCAAAAAGAGATATGTTTGACTATAATTTATCTATGGATGAATTAAAATATAACCATAGTTTATATAAACCGCTAGAAGATATCCCAAACTTCGAACCAATGCTAGATTTACTACTTGAACATAATGTCTCAGGACAACCTTCAAAAGAACTTATGAAAAGAGAGTATGATATGTGTTATGAGGACTATATTTTTTTTTATAATGAAAGAAAAAAATCATTGATAAGTGGTGATAGAACAAAAGAGGACTTTAGGAATTTAAATATTACAATAAATTATTACGATAAACATTGCTCAGATAAAAATGGAACTTTTACTACTAAAGGAATGGTATCGTGGAGAAATGACTACCAAAAACATTATAATATGTTCAGTTTTTTAAGAGCAAATAAAGATGATAAGGAAAAGGTAATTTACATTGGCGACAACAAGTAA
- the ybeY gene encoding rRNA maturation RNase YbeY, translated as MISCDEKYPKILDLIASELTDAEIELIFLNTSEMHDLNKKERNIDKTTDVLSFPYAKIPNFPLGSVVINLDLADEKSKELKHNLDDEIALLFTHGLLHILGYDHEIDNGEMRKMEEKIINKFNLPKSLIVRNS; from the coding sequence TTGATAAGTTGCGATGAGAAATATCCTAAAATTTTAGATTTAATTGCTAGTGAATTAACAGATGCTGAGATTGAGCTTATCTTTTTAAACACTAGCGAGATGCATGATCTTAATAAAAAAGAAAGAAACATAGATAAAACAACTGATGTTTTAAGCTTTCCTTATGCTAAAATACCAAATTTTCCACTTGGTTCAGTTGTTATAAATTTAGATCTTGCAGATGAAAAATCAAAGGAGCTTAAACACAACTTAGATGATGAAATCGCCCTACTTTTTACACATGGATTACTTCATATTTTAGGATATGATCACGAAATAGACAATGGAGAAATGAGAAAAATGGAAGAAAAAATTATAAATAAATTTAATCTTCCAAAAAGCTTGATTGTAAGAAATTCATAG
- the queC gene encoding 7-cyano-7-deazaguanine synthase QueC, giving the protein MKKALCIISGGMDSVTSAYIAKNEGYEIVALHFDYNQRTMNKEKECFNKICDELKVVKKEILDVSFISQIGANALTDRSLEIPKDGLSNEVPITYVPFRNGIFLSIAAALAEREKCEAIFIGVVEEDSSGYPDCSQEFIKSMEKSINLGRETSIKTKILTPLVHLSKAQIVQKAFSLKVPLQYTWSCYEREDLACGVCDSCRLRLKGFKEAGKKDLIKYAN; this is encoded by the coding sequence ATGAAAAAAGCACTTTGTATAATAAGTGGTGGAATGGATAGTGTAACATCAGCATATATAGCAAAAAACGAAGGCTATGAGATAGTTGCGCTTCATTTTGATTATAATCAAAGAACTATGAATAAGGAAAAAGAGTGTTTTAATAAAATTTGTGATGAGTTAAAGGTTGTTAAAAAAGAGATTTTAGATGTTAGTTTTATTTCTCAAATTGGGGCTAATGCTTTAACTGATAGGAGTTTAGAAATTCCAAAAGATGGACTAAGCAATGAGGTGCCAATAACTTATGTTCCTTTTAGAAATGGTATATTTTTAAGCATTGCAGCAGCTTTAGCCGAGCGTGAAAAGTGTGAGGCGATATTTATAGGAGTAGTTGAAGAAGATAGTAGTGGATATCCTGATTGCTCCCAAGAGTTTATAAAAAGCATGGAAAAATCAATTAACTTAGGGCGAGAAACAAGCATTAAAACAAAAATCCTAACTCCATTAGTTCATTTAAGTAAAGCTCAGATTGTTCAAAAAGCATTTAGTTTAAAAGTCCCTTTGCAATATACTTGGAGTTGCTATGAAAGAGAAGATTTGGCGTGTGGAGTTTGTGATAGTTGCAGACTTAGACTAAAAGGTTTTAAAGAAGCAGGTAAAAAAGATCTAATAAAATACGCTAATTAA
- a CDS encoding primosomal protein N', whose protein sequence is MFYYEVFILGLNLRPLAYHSKTKLGIYSLVLVSLSKNTKQAVVLKEVKKPKFQTLEILSICDEKFSDIQKTLAKFINYYYACNLGMVFKIFTPFKSSNFINHNFDKTPTLSPLQSKALNFTTEHKTSLIFGDTGSGKSEIYISLIVKELNLGKQVLFLMPEISLTPQMEKRLKEYFGDFVGVWHSKITPKKKEILLKNFEDGKIKLIAGARSALFLPFTNLSLIVVDEEHDDSYKSATKPRYNARDLAIFLASKFDIKVVLGSATPSLTTYKKQPFFRLKGTFFKSSKEIIYDENETEISPKILREIKTCLENKNQAIVFLPTRANFKYKQCTKCGEIIKCPFCSVGMSIHKNKNALICHYCGYTTHKNTTCQKCGGDTFEAKRMGTSEVLETLQNVFKEAKIAKFDKDEITTQRKLTNLLKDFNDKKIDILVGTQMLSKGHDYHNVKLAVIMGIDTGLAYADFRAREKTLALCMQIAGRAGRVGNAKVLIQTKQADFFKSYLDKYDEFLEDETEFREDLYPPFTKILRVLISHKDEKTANEITQKCLEIIPKFKDIEVIGHGKAVIEYIASKFRYEILLRSHTYKNLVMLSHVLEKIPFVEVDMDAIFFS, encoded by the coding sequence ATGTTTTACTACGAAGTCTTTATTTTAGGTCTAAATTTAAGACCTCTAGCATATCATTCTAAAACTAAGCTCGGAATTTATAGCTTAGTTTTAGTTTCTCTTTCAAAAAATACAAAACAAGCTGTAGTTTTAAAAGAAGTCAAAAAGCCAAAATTTCAAACTTTAGAGATTTTAAGTATTTGTGATGAGAAATTTAGTGATATTCAAAAAACTTTGGCTAAGTTTATAAACTACTATTATGCTTGTAATTTAGGCATGGTTTTTAAAATTTTTACTCCATTTAAAAGTTCAAATTTTATAAATCATAATTTTGATAAAACTCCAACATTAAGCCCACTTCAAAGCAAAGCTTTAAATTTTACAACAGAACATAAAACAAGCCTTATATTTGGTGATACTGGAAGCGGGAAAAGTGAAATTTATATTTCACTAATAGTAAAAGAGTTAAACTTAGGAAAACAAGTACTTTTTTTAATGCCTGAAATTTCCTTAACTCCACAAATGGAAAAAAGATTAAAAGAGTATTTTGGCGATTTTGTAGGTGTTTGGCACTCTAAAATAACACCTAAAAAAAAAGAGATTTTACTTAAAAATTTTGAAGATGGAAAGATAAAATTAATTGCAGGAGCTAGATCGGCTCTTTTTTTACCATTTACAAATTTAAGCCTTATAGTTGTTGATGAAGAGCATGATGATAGTTATAAATCAGCCACAAAACCACGATATAATGCAAGAGATTTAGCTATTTTTTTAGCTAGTAAATTTGATATAAAAGTAGTACTTGGCTCAGCTACGCCTTCACTTACAACTTATAAAAAACAACCTTTTTTTAGGCTAAAAGGAACATTTTTTAAAAGCAGTAAGGAAATAATTTATGATGAAAACGAAACTGAAATTTCACCAAAAATTTTAAGAGAGATAAAAACTTGTCTTGAAAACAAAAATCAAGCTATTGTTTTTTTACCCACAAGAGCAAATTTTAAATATAAACAATGCACAAAATGTGGTGAAATAATAAAATGCCCATTCTGTAGTGTTGGAATGAGCATTCACAAAAATAAAAATGCCTTGATTTGCCACTATTGTGGATATACAACTCATAAAAATACAACTTGCCAAAAATGTGGCGGAGATACTTTTGAAGCCAAAAGAATGGGAACAAGTGAGGTTTTAGAAACTCTTCAAAATGTCTTTAAAGAAGCAAAAATTGCTAAATTTGATAAAGATGAAATAACAACACAAAGAAAACTTACAAATTTATTAAAAGACTTTAATGATAAAAAAATAGATATTTTAGTAGGCACTCAAATGCTTAGTAAAGGGCATGATTATCACAATGTAAAACTAGCTGTGATAATGGGTATTGATACTGGACTAGCGTATGCTGATTTTAGAGCAAGAGAAAAAACCTTGGCTTTATGTATGCAAATAGCTGGAAGAGCTGGAAGAGTCGGCAATGCAAAAGTATTAATACAAACAAAACAAGCTGATTTTTTTAAAAGTTATCTAGACAAATATGATGAGTTTTTAGAAGATGAAACTGAGTTTAGAGAAGATTTATATCCACCTTTTACTAAAATTTTAAGAGTTTTAATATCACATAAAGATGAAAAAACTGCAAATGAAATTACACAAAAATGCCTAGAAATCATACCTAAATTTAAAGATATCGAAGTTATTGGACATGGAAAAGCCGTAATTGAATACATTGCTTCAAAATTTAGATATGAAATACTACTTCGCTCACACACTTACAAAAATTTAGTAATGCTTTCTCATGTGCTTGAAAAAATTCCTTTTGTTGAAGTTGATATGGATGCAATATTTTTTAGCTAA
- a CDS encoding type II secretion system protein produces MNKKAFTMIELVFVIVILGILAGVALPKLSVTRDDATMAKVRADLASIRSGIALDKSKAMMEGRLSEWKKDANIEALANDGFKSVVQGGIKEGNARNGWTFSKTTATACVAGKCATFALVGDKNASGQAGDFICIKDYCNLFE; encoded by the coding sequence ATGAATAAAAAAGCTTTTACTATGATTGAGCTAGTTTTTGTTATTGTTATTTTAGGAATTTTAGCAGGAGTTGCACTTCCAAAACTTTCAGTTACAAGAGATGATGCTACGATGGCTAAAGTCAGGGCTGATTTAGCCTCTATAAGAAGTGGTATAGCACTCGATAAAAGCAAGGCAATGATGGAAGGAAGATTAAGTGAATGGAAAAAAGATGCTAATATAGAAGCTCTTGCCAATGATGGCTTTAAAAGTGTGGTTCAAGGTGGTATAAAAGAAGGAAATGCAAGAAATGGTTGGACTTTTAGTAAGACAACCGCAACTGCTTGCGTAGCAGGAAAATGCGCCACTTTTGCATTAGTAGGAGATAAAAATGCTTCTGGACAAGCTGGTGATTTTATTTGTATAAAGGATTACTGTAATCTTTTTGAATAA